Within the Flavobacterium sp. CG_23.5 genome, the region GCATCGGGATTGAATGATATGCTATCGATTCCTTTTTCAACTAAAAACTGAGCATATTCGGGAATGTCGCTTGGAGCCTGTCCGCATAATCCCACTTTAATTTTGTTTCGTTTGGCCGCTCGAATGGTTTCAATTATTAAATGTTTGACTGCGGGATTTTGCTCATTGAATAGGCCGCTTACCAAGGAGGAATCCCGGTCGAGTCCAAGTGTGAGTTGTGTCAGGTCATTAGAACCAATAGAAAATCCATCAAATAGTTTGGCAAATTCATTGGCCAGTATTACGTTGCTTGGGATTTCAATCATAACATAGACTTCTAATCCATTTTCACCTTGGACTAAACCATTTGCTTTCATTTCGTCAAGCACTTTTTTTCCTTCTTCGATTGTTCGGCAAAAAGGGATCATTAGTTTTACATTATGAAGTCCCATTTGGTTTCGTACTTTTTTCATCGCTTCACATTCCAAGGCAAATCCTTTTCGATAAAAATCGCTGTAATAACGGGAAGAGCCCCGAAAACCAATCATCGGATTTTTCTCAACGGGTTCAAAGTATTTTCCGCCTATTAGATTAGCATATTCATTACTTTTAAAATCGCTCATTCGCACAATAACATCTTTGGGATAGAATGCGGCGGCAACAATAGAAACGGCTTCGGCCAGTTTGTCAACAAAATATTTTTTGCCATCTTCATAATCCTTGGTCAAATTTTTTATTTCAGTTTGAACGGCTATATCAGTTATTTTTTCGGGTTCGCATAGTGCGAGAGGATGAATTTTGATAGTATTCGAAATAGCAAATTCCACGCGCATTAAACCAATTCCTTTATTGGGATAATGACTCAATTCAAAGGCTCTTTCCGGATCAGCTAGGATTAGCATTGGTTCTGTAATAGGCATGGACAGGTTACTAAAATCTTGTTCTTTTATTTCCCATTTTAATTCACCATCATACACATTTCCTTCTTTTCCTTCGGCACAGGATACGGTGATTTGCTGCCCCGTTTTTATGGTCGAAGTTGCGTTCCCGCATCCGACGACTGCCACGGTTCCCAGTTCACGTGCCACAATTGCCGCATGACTGGTGCGTCCCCCTTTGTTTGTGACTATTGCCGAGGCTCTTTTCATTATTGGATCCCAATCAGGATTGGTGAAATCAGTAACTAAAATTTCGCCATCAAGTAACTGATTCCCTTCTTGGGTGTTTTGCAGGAGTCTGGCTTTTCCTGTCGCTATTTTGTCGCCAAGAGCAATTCCGTTGGTTAACAGCGTTCCTTTTTCTTTGAGTTGATAGATTTCTCGTACCAACTTATTTTCTCTCGCATGAACGGTTTCCGGGCGTGCTTGAACGATATAAAGTTGGCTATTGAAAGCGTCTTTTGCCCATTCAATATCCATTGCTTTTTTATAGTGTTTTTCAATTTCATAGCACCATTCTGAAAGCTGAATGACTTCTTGATTGGATAATGAAAACTGGTTTTGTTTTTCTAAAGAAGTTTCTGTGTTTACAATTGTTTTTTCTGCAGATTCAGAACTTGATTTTTCAGAATAAATCATTGTAAATTCTTTTCTTCCACACTGTTTTTTCAAGACTGGATTCAGTTCTTTATTTTCTAAAGTGGGTTTAAAAACCATCCATTCATCGGGTGTAACGGTTCCCTGAACAATATTTTCACCAAGACCCCAAATGCTGTTTATTATAATTACATTTTGAAATCCTGTGTCAGGATCAATGGTAAATGCCACGCCAGAAGCCGCTTTATCACTTCGCACCATTTGTTGAACTCCTACAGAAATGGCAACATCCAAATTTGCAAATCCCATGTCATGGCGGTATTTAATGGCTCGGTCGGTAAAGAGTGAAGCAAAGCAACGATGTACGGCATCCATTACTTGATTTTCACCGCTAATATTCAAGAACGATTGCATTTGTCCTGCAAAGCTGGCCGATGGTAAATCTTCGGAAGTGGCGCTACTACGCACCGCTACGCCAAGATTATTGATGCCACACTGTTCACTAAGAGACTGATAAGCGGTTTGAATTTCTATCTTAATTTCCTCAGGAATAGGCGCCGCTAAAATAAGAGCTCTTGCTTTCTCACCAATTACTGAGAGATTTGAATACTCTTTTGTATCTAATATGAATAATAAATCATTCAATGGTTTTTCTAATTTGTTTCGCTTACGAAATAGACGATATGCTTTAGCAGTGAGAGCAAATCCGTTAGGAATATTTATGCCTATAGGATTGAGTTGATTGTACATTTCTCCCAAAGAGGCATTTTTACCACCAACTTTGCTTATTGCATTGATGCTAATTTTTTTGAAAAACAAGATGTATTTATAATTTTCCATTCAGATATTTTTAAATAGTAACGAACTATTGATTTCTCAAAATAAGGCAACAGAACTATTTTTAGGACTAACTGTTTTTTTAGTTTTGAAAACATTGTTGTCCGATAAAAAATCACGGAACGTTTATTTTTCTATTTATTTTGGCACTTCACGAGGTTTTAGCCTGCTTTAGCTTGTTTTTGAGTACTGTCTTGAGAATTTGATAAATGAAAAAATATAATTTTTAGTTTCATTTATCGAATTTTATCCCGTAGCCAAATAATCATCAAACAAACCTAATTGAACATCGTCGTCCCCGTCGAGTTTCCATTGTTTTTCGGGACTTTCTAAAAATTTAGTTAGATGAATATAGTTGAATAAATGAATTCTACAAAAACTTACTAAATTTGAAAAAGACCATTGTCTCTTTAGACTTTTCTTTATAACTCCTAATAAGAGATTTACTATTAAGACGCAATAAATTTGAATTTTAATAGCATTTTCATTGTCTCCTAAGAAATATTTTAGCGGGAAATTTTGCTTGATTTGTTTGAATAACAATTCTATTTGCCACCTTATTTTATAAAGTGCCGCTATTGTGTCTGCTCTAAATTCAAACAAATTACTAATAAACTCAAAGCTTCTTTTGTGTTCTCTGTCATAGTATTTTATTTTTCTTAATTTCAATTTGGTTTTACCACTTTCATTATTTACTCCAACCTCAATAATTTCGTCTGATAAAACACCGCTGTGAATGTTCCCTGGAATGTCATTCTTTTGGGTTACTTCGTACTTTGCATTGTCTTTTATTCGAGTTACAAAACCTGTATTTTGTTCGGAAAAATGTGCAAAAGCCTTATAATCAATGTATCCTTTATCGAATATATAAACAGTATGTTCATCGCATTTTAGCTTTTCTAAAAACTGATGGTCGTGAGTTGTTGCAGGTGTAAACCAAACTAAATTGGGAACTTTTTCATCGGCATTTATCACAGTATGCGACTTGATTCCGCCCTTGCTTTTTCCGTCAGCAGACTTTCTTCCAACACACTTTAAGATGTCTTTAAACAGGCTTATTGTGGTGCTGTCAACAATTTTAATCTTTTTCCCTAAGGCTATCTCAATTCGACTGTCCGATAAAACAAAGCTATGTTTCTCGAGCAGATTGTTATAAATTTCTTGAAAAAATTCTACTTTTCTACCCTTGTTTGCGTCTGCCAAAGTACTCTTTTTGGGAAGATGATTAATTCGAACTGTTTCCTCTTTACCTGATAAACCTACCATTCCCCCAGAAACCTCACGCAATGAATTACACTTTTCTAAACAGCAAAAAACCATACTAAACAAATGATCCTTGCATTTGAAATGTTTGACATACCTATCTGAATCATACTTTTTAACTGCTTTGCTAATCATCGAATCATCTATTAAAGAAATCAGCTGTCCGAAAACAGATTTACTCGAAAAATACTTATTTTTACCCATCGTTATTTGAATTTTGCAACTCTAAATTACGATTATTTTAAGAAGCCATTAATTTGGCTTCTTTTTTATCGGACAACAATGTTTTGAAAACTAAAAAGCGAGTTGTCTATAAATAATTTTAAAATAAAAGGTCGATTTGAGGATTAAAATGAGAACGTGGTAGGTTTTCTCTTTTTGGTGAATCTGATATTGTAAATTTAGTCAAATAATGTTTTACAGGTAAAAAAAACGATATTTTTTAGAATTAATTTTTATTTAAATAATTGTTAAACAGTATGTTGTGATTTTTTTTTAAATTTTTGACAGTCATCGGATTTTTATGTTCGATTGTCGATTTTTTGGCCTTTTTCAGAAATGAAAAAAAATCCAGATTCCAATTTCTTTATTTTTTGGCATAAATAATTATTTAAATAAATCGATAGATTAAAGTTTTTATTTTGGGGATGTGTCCATCAATTGACAATATTTACAAAGCGACTACAGCTTTTTCAGGTTTAATTTTGAAGTATAATTTTTAAGACAAAATCGAAGAATAAAAGGGGTTGAAATTCTATTTGAATTTTTAAGAAACAGTGTAAAATACCTTAAAATTGGTAGGAAAAAAGAAATTCATCTTGTAGGTATAATAATTGTAGAAAAGTGCTTATTATACAAAATTAATTTTATTTTTGTGCATGTGCCCACTTAGTTCATGAATAGCTATTGCTTTGAAAATAAGTAAGAAATAGGAATGTCGAATAGCTTTGGAAACATCTAAAAAAGAATAAACCTCTATAAATGAAAAACCCAAAATCGCCACGAAATGAATATGATAGGCTTCAAGCCCTTGAAAGTTATTCAATTATGGACTCTTTACCTGAAAAGGAGTATGATTCCATTACTCAATTGGCTTCTTACATTTGCGGAACTCCCATAGCATTAGTTTCATTACTTGACGGCGAAAGACAATGGTTTAAATCAAGTGTTGGTTTAGGGATTGCAGAAACTCCAAGGGATATTTCTTTTTGCCAATATGCCATAATGGGAGAGGAGGTTTATGAAATTAATAACGCATCAGAAAACGAACTGTTTGCTAACAATCCTTTAGTGACAGGAGGTCCAAAAATTCAATTTTATGCCGGAGCACCGCTTCAGGATGTCAATGGGTTTAATTTAGGTTCGCTTTGTGTCATTGATACAGTACCCAGAATTCTTACTGATGAGCAAAAAAATGCTTTAACATTATTGGCTAATCAAGTGGTTTTACTGTTGGATTTGCGCAAGAAAAATATTGATCTTAAGACTTCCCAGCAGGAATTTCAGAATTTCATTGAACTCTCAAAAGATTTAGTTTGTATCGCTAATGTAGATGGAACATTCCTTAAAGTAAATCCGTCCTTTACGACTGTTTTGGGATATTCTAAAGAGGAACTAGTAGGTCAACCATTTGCTAATTTTATTCATCCGGATGATTTAGAAAAAACTTATAAAGAAGTTACTAGATTAGCAGAAGGACACAAAACAATCAGTTTTGAAAATCGGTACCGCTGTAAAAATGGCGAATATATAGTGTTAAGCTGGAATACATCTCCGGATCCAGTTTCTGGAAATTTATATTGTATTGCCAGGGACATGACTTTAGAGTATCAGCAAAAAGAGAAATTGGTTAAAACTAGTAGCGAATTATCGGCAATTCTTAATTCTACTGATTTTTCAATAATATCCTCTGATTTAGATGGAACGATTAAAGAATTCAATAGAGGAGCTGAGAAATTACTTGGATATCAATCTGAAGAAGTGGTAGGAAAGACTAGTCCATCTATTTTTCACTTATGGGATGAAGTAGTTAAACGAACAGAAGATTTAACAAAAGAATTTGGAGAAAATCTAGTTCCGGGTTATGACACATTTGTTCTGAACGCAAGAACATTAGGAGCTGCTGACTCAAATGAATGGACTTACGTGAGAAAAGACGGCAGTTTGATTCCTGTAGTTTTATCAGTTACTGCAATTAAGGACAATCAGGGTGAAATTGCTGGTTATTTAGGGATATCCAAGGATATTACTAAAGAAAAAGAAGCAGAATTAAATTTAATAAACAGCAACAAATTATTTGATGAATCGCAAAGTATCGCCAAAACGGGGAGCTGGAAATTTGATTTATTAACAAAGGATTTGATTTGGTCAAAAGGGAATTATAAAATTTTCGAATTTGAAGAATTACCTGCAAATAAGTTATACGATGCCTATCGAAAAATTCTTCGCCCAGAAGCCTTAGTTGAATTAGATAAAAAGATAGAAAAAAGCGTTACTACGGGGCAGGATTTTGAATTTCTTAACAATATTGAATTTTCGAATGACAGAGTAAAATACATTTTAACTTTAGGTCAGATTATTAAAAATGAATTTGGAGATGTAATAGGTGCCCAAGGAAGTACTCAGGATATTACTGAAAAAATGCTAGCAGAACAAAATTTAGTAAATAGCAATAAGTTATTAGATGAATCTCAAAGTATTGCTAAAATTGGAAGTTGGAAATTTAATTTAACCACGAAGGATTTGATGTTGTCTAAAGGACATTATACGATTTTTGAATTAGATGGAGTGCCAGCAGATCAATTATATATGGCATATCGCAGTAGAATCCTTCCTGAAGATTTAGCAAAACTGGATGAATTTGATGAAAATGTTATAAAAACAGGAGAAAATTATAAAACGGATTACAGAATTTTATTTCCGGATAATAGAATTAAATACATACAAGAAATAGGGCAGCCATTTAAAAATGAAAAAGGAGAGATAATTGGATTGCAGGGTTCTATTTTGGATATTACAGAAAAAGCACTTGCAGAACAAAAAATTGCAGAAAAAGCAAAAGAAATCAATGATATCAGATCCGCACTAGATGAGTCTACAATTGTAACAATTACAGATCAAAAAGGAGTAATTACTTTTGTAAATGATAAGTTTTGCTCAATTTCGCAGTATTCAAAAGAAGAACTTATTGGGCAATACCATTATGTTAACAACCCAGAATATCAATTAAATAAATTCATAAAAAATATCTGGAAAACCATTGCCAACGGAAAAGTTTGGAAGGGAGATATTAAAAACAGAGCAAAAGACGGTTCTTATTATTGGGTAGATTCTACAATTGTCCCATTTTTGGATAATGAAGGAAAACCGTATCAATATATAGCCATAAGTTCTGATATTACGGATCAAAAGTTAGCCAAGGAGAATTTAAATTTGGCCTTAACTACTCTTGAAAAAAAGAATAAAGAACTAGATCAGTTTGCCTATATCATTTCTCATGATCTTAAAGCCCCACTAAGAGCCATAAATAATCTTTCGGAATGGATTGTTGAAGATATGCCCGAGATGCCTGAAGCGGTAAATGCTAATTTTGGATTATTACGTGGTAGAATCTTGCGCATGGAGAATTTAATTAATGGGGTATTAGACTATTCGCGCATTGGTCGGACAAAAATAGAAAAGGAAACAACTGACTTGACTAAAATGTTAAATCAGATTGTTGATTCAATTGTTCCAACAGAAGGATTTGAAATTTACATTGCTGATAACATTCCAGAAATTAAAATTGCAAGAATATTGTTCCAACAGATATTCAGTAATCTGATCAGTAATGCAGTAAAGTATAATGATAAACCAATTGGAAAAATAGAATGCCTCTATGAATCTTTGCCTGATTTTCATCAATTTACCATAAAAGATAATGGACCTGGAATTGAGGAGGAATACCATAAAAAAGTATTCAAAGTTTTTCAAACCATTGAAGCACGGGATAAAAAAGAAAGTACCGGTATCGGATTATCAATCGTTCAAAAGATAATAGAAGAAGCAGGAGGAAGCATTCGCATAGAATCAAAAGAAAATAAAGGGGCGAGTTTTATTTTTACAATTCCTAAATCAATCTAAATGGCAGAAGCAGAGAAAAAATGTCAAGAAGAGTTATCAGCTCTTAAAAAAGAATATGAAGATTTTGTTTACATTGTTTCGCATGATATAAAAACACCCATGAGAGCGATTAGTAACATTGCAAAATGGATTGAAGATGATTTAGGTGCCGATATAAATATTGATGTTTTAAACAATTTTACTTTATTAAAGAATAGGGTAGGACGTCTAGAAAATATGTTGAACGCTTTGCTGGAACTCTCTAGAGTCAATCGTACTGAAATGGAGTTTTATGAAGTGAATATTCCCAAAATCGTGGAGGGATGTATTGCCTCTTTGGATAATAAACTAAATGTTACATTTCATGTGAATTATAATTTGTTAAGTGAAAACTGTGTTACCTTGGGAAAAAAATTGAATAAAGTTATTTTTAATTTACTCGATAATGCGGTTCGGTTTCACGATAAAGAAATAAAAAACGTATTTGTGGATGTTACTGAAAAAGAACTTGATTACGAATTAAAAATTAGTGATGATGGTCCTGGAATATCCACAGAATTAAAAGAGAGAATTTTTTCCATTTTCTATACCGTTAATTCAAAAGATGTTATAGATTCGACGGGTGCGGGATTAACAATTAGCAGTAAAATAATAGAAATGGTGGGTGGATCAATTCGATACATACCAGCCGAAAATAGCGGGTCAATTTTTCAAATTAATTGGCCAAAAAAAATAAACTTAAAAAATTAAAATTATGTTACAAAAATTAGTGAATATTCTATTAGTAGAAGATGATGAGGTTGACGTAATGAATGTAAAAAGAGCATTTACCAAAAACAATATCAAGAATGAACTTTATGTTGCCGGCAATGGAGTTGAAGCGCTAGATATGTTGCGTTCAGGTATTGTTCCTTTACCAAGAATCATTATTTTGGATATTAATATGCCAAAAATGAATGGTATTGAATTCCTAAAAGTCTTAAGAGAAGATGAAAATCTTAAAAATATATCCGTATTTGTTATGACTACTTCCAATGAGGATAGTGACAAGATTAATGCTTACAATCTGAATGTTGCCGGGTATATTTTGAAACCATTATCTTTCGAAAAATTCATTACATCAGTTGCTACCTTAAAGAATTTTTGGTCATTGTGTGAGATGTAATTTTTTTAATAATTAAAATCTATGATCAACTCAAACATTTTGTTAGTAGATAATTGTAAAACTTATTTTGAAAATGCTGTTAGGGCTTTTTCTGATATTGGTATACAATCTACTTTGCATTTTGCCGAAAGCGACATCGAAGCATGGTCAATGCTTACAGGCGACTTTAAGTTGTCGCCGCTGCCCAAAATTATGTTGATTGATATTAATGCTGAAGGTATTAATGGAATTGATTTAATAAGTAAAATTAGACTTGATTTTGAATTAAAATCAATTTTGATATTTGTGATAAGCAACATAAATAACGATGAAAATAAAATTGCTGCTCTAAACTTGAATATTGCTGGATATATGCAGAAACCGTTTGAAAATGGAGAAATTATTGATTTCTTCTCCACTTTGAATGAATACTGGCAAATTATCGAACTTTCAGGCGAAAAATAAAAAAAAAATATGGCTGTTACTTTAAATATACTGGTAATTGATGATGATAAAGTCGATACGGTCACTATAATTCGTTCTATATCTCACTCTGGAATAATAGCCAATGTGGAAAGTGCTTTCTCAGCTAAAGAAGGTATTGAAAAAATTAAATCATTTAATTATGACTTAATTTTTCTGGATTATATGATGCCCGACAGTGATGGTATTTCTTTTCTAAAAAAACTCAGAGATTTGGGTATAGAAACCCCAGTTATTTTTGTGACTTCACAAGGTGATGAAAAAATTGCTAGCCAGGCTATTTTAGGAGGTGCCTCAGATTATATTCCAAAAACCTTATTGACCCCCGATGGTGTTTCGCAAAGTATTAGAAATGCACTCAAGCTTCATGAAAGTCTTATTCTTCGTAAAAAGACGGAATTAGAGTTGAAAATAAATGCAAACAGGCTTTTTGAAGCACAGCAATTAGCTAAAATAGGAAGTTGGGAAATTAATCTCACTGATGGAGAAGTTTTTATTTCGGACCAATTCTATACTATTTTTGAAATTGACAAAGATAAGTCGCCGTCAATGACTCTATTGAAATCACGATTGATTAATGCAGATGACGTTGCACTCTTTGAAAAAAATCTGGATTATGTTAAGGAAAACAATTCCGAAGTGCAATTTACACATAGTTTAATTAGTAAAAACGGTACAATTAGATATATCAATGAATATATAAAATGCCTGAATGGAGAACTTAATGAACCACTCAAAATTTTAGGGACTATTCAAGATGTAAGTGACCAAAAAGAAATTGAAAGAGAATTAATAAAAGCCAAAGATTTAGCGGAGCAATCGACTCGTGTGAAAGAGCAGTTTCTGACTAATATGAGTCATGAAATTAGGACTCCGATGAATGGAATTATTGGATTTGCTAAAATTTTGGAAGGAACTAATTTAGATACTGAACAGAAACAAAGTGTAAATGCCATAAAAAGGGCTGGTAAAAATTTAATGGTTGTTATCAATGACATTCTTGACTTCTCTAAAATAGAAGCCGATAAAATGACATTTGAAGCAGTAGATTTTTCTTTGTCAAAAAATATAAAATCTGTAATCGAATTGCTTTCACCAATTGCAATAGGAAAAAAAATAAAACTTATTTTTGAGATTGACCCTCAAATAAATGATTTTTTGACTGGAGATCCTACAAGATTATCCCAAATTTTAATTAATCTAATTGGGAATGCCGTGAAATTTACGGACAAGGGGTATGTCGAACTAATTGTTTCCCAAGTGAAAGAAACAGAAACGGAAACTTTTTTACAATTTGCAATAATTGATACTGGTTTAGGAATTCCAGAAGATAAGATCGATTCTATTTTTGAAAGTTTTAATCAGGCTTCAAATGAAACGACAAGAAAATATGGAGGAACTGGTTTGGGACTTACCATTACTCGCAGACTTATTGAATTGCAAGGGGGATCAATAATGGTAGAAAGTGAGATTGAAAAAGGAAGCAAATTTTCATTTTTAATTCAATTTAAAAAGGCGCAAAATGGTATTGTTAAAACGGTAAAATTGAAAAAGGAGAAATTATCTCCTGATTTCCTGCAAAACATAAATATTCTGTTGGTTGAGGATAATGAACTGAACCAGCTTTTAGCAATTAAGGTGTTTGAAAAATTTGATAAAACGATTGATATCGCCGATAATGGAAAAATTGCAATAGATAAAATTGAAAAAAACAATTACGATATAATCTTGATGGACATTCAAATGCCAGAAATGGATGGTATTGAACTTACAAAGTACATACGGTCCAACTTAGGATCTAAATCAAAAACGCCAATTATAGCGTTAACAGCACACGCCACATTAGTCGAGAAAAAACGATGCTTAGATAGCGGGATGAATGATTACCTCTCTAAGCCTTTTGATTTCAATGAATTACTTAAAAAAATACACCAGAATTTAATGGATACTAACAGCAATATTTTTACGAACTCATTAAAACTAGATGAGCCTAATCAATCACTGATAGATCTCACTTATTTAAATGAATTTACTGAAGGAGACGCAACTTTTATTAGAGCGATGATAGATTTGTTTATGCAAAATCTCCCATTGTCGTTAGATATAATAGTAAAGGCCAATGAAACAGATGATATAAAAACTTTAAAAGCAGAAGTTCACAAATTGAAATCTTCCATTAGTTTAGTAGGAATTGATACTGCATCTAAAAGTATTGAGATTATTGAAAATGAGATTAGAACAAATCCTTTTGGGGAGATGAGAAAAAAGGAAGTTGTAAGATTCAATGAAATTTGTCTGAAAGCTTACTTAGAGTTAGAAGATATGTATAATAGTACTGCAAAATAGGAACTTTTTTGATACGATTGTGATGTCACTTTTTGAAAAAAGAACTTAATAATTAATGAATATCAAGTCTTATTTATACTCATTATTTAGATAAAAAGACTATTTTTGAAAAGTATCTTCTCCCAATTTTATAAATACAATACAACCATTTGCAGAGATTTATTTTTTGCATTTAAATAGTTAAAAAAATGAAAATTCTAATTGCCGAAGATGATGAAATGATGCTTAAAACTATGGAGTTTAAGCTGACCCGTGAAGGGTATGAAGTGATTTCATGCATTGATGGAAAAGAGGCTTTGGATAAAATATTTTCTGAAAACCCGGATCTAATCATTTCAGACATTGAGATGCCATTTGCGACTGGTCTTGATATTGTTAATAAAGTAAAAATGGAGTCTAAACTAGACATCCCAATAATTATTTTGTCTGCCGTAGGTTTAGAAAAAACGGTTTTAAAAGCTTTCGATCTGGGCGCTGATGATTTTATAACCAAACCATTTAGCCCTAATGAGTTGATTGTGAGAATTAAGAGGCTTCTCAATAAATAAAATTCGAATTTGTCACAACACAAAATCTACGGTCCTTGATCATTTGACTTAAAGCCGAAATTCCTATCAGCAGATTAATAGTAAATGTCTAAAACAATATTTCGTTTTGAATCGTCAATTCGTTTTTCAATTCGGGAATAATAGATGTCATTTATCATTGGACAACCAAAACTATAACCTATTGGCTTATCTTGTTCTTCATAAGGTACTTTTATATTTTTATGTAGCACAATATTTCGTGATATGGCATTATTATTTGTAGGGTCTAATCCATATAACTTATACGCTTTGCCGTATTGGCCATTGTAACTATTACCAATAGCGTATTTTCCCAATGAAGTGCAAAGGGAATTATTTTCATTGCTAAATTTTAATTTCCCTGCTGAATCAATTCTGGAACCAAAACCTTGAGTTACTAAACCCTGATCAATTATTTTATCATTTTTTAAATCGTATACAAAAAATCTGTTTTTTCCAGACATGATTTCCATATCGATAAAAAAAGCAATTTCATTATTATAATTAGGATTTTTGCTTACTAATTCCTTTAAACGTGCTACGTGTTGTAAAAGTTTTTTCTCCGCTAAATCATTTAATTCAGAAGTTTCAGAAGTTTTTTTCCCCAAATTTTTTGAAGAAATTGTAAAACTCAATAGTAGTGTTCCAATCAAAATTAAAGTAAAAACGATTCTTCTCATTTTGTTGCTTTTTAGATTTACATAAAATTTTCGTAGATTACTTCCAACTTCCTGTGGCTAAGTTGATTTGGGAAACAGTAGCCGTGTTTTTTTTACTTTACAAAGGTATCAAAAAGCAATTAATTCAACAAATGAAACCATTTTATGATCCGGTAATTAAAAGGAGCTTTTATTTGTTGGTACTAAACAAATCTTAGAATTATATCTAAAATTCACTGATAAAATGTTAATTATTGATTGTTATCTTTATGATTTTTAAATTTATAGGGTAAAGTGATAATTAATGTGGGGAACTGTTAAGTTTTTATGAAATAACGGTAAAGTAAGAGGAGTATCATAAAAAAGAATGTCAAAAATCTAAAAATTTAAGACAAGCAAGTGGCAATGATAATTGCATTTGAGTTTAAATTATCTCCTATTTATTTTACTTTGTGCCAATTTATTGCTGTGCAAAAACGAAGACAGAAAAATACCAATCAAGGCTCAAAAA harbors:
- a CDS encoding response regulator, with amino-acid sequence MLQKLVNILLVEDDEVDVMNVKRAFTKNNIKNELYVAGNGVEALDMLRSGIVPLPRIIILDINMPKMNGIEFLKVLREDENLKNISVFVMTTSNEDSDKINAYNLNVAGYILKPLSFEKFITSVATLKNFWSLCEM
- a CDS encoding response regulator, producing MINSNILLVDNCKTYFENAVRAFSDIGIQSTLHFAESDIEAWSMLTGDFKLSPLPKIMLIDINAEGINGIDLISKIRLDFELKSILIFVISNINNDENKIAALNLNIAGYMQKPFENGEIIDFFSTLNEYWQIIELSGEK
- a CDS encoding response regulator gives rise to the protein MAVTLNILVIDDDKVDTVTIIRSISHSGIIANVESAFSAKEGIEKIKSFNYDLIFLDYMMPDSDGISFLKKLRDLGIETPVIFVTSQGDEKIASQAILGGASDYIPKTLLTPDGVSQSIRNALKLHESLILRKKTELELKINANRLFEAQQLAKIGSWEINLTDGEVFISDQFYTIFEIDKDKSPSMTLLKSRLINADDVALFEKNLDYVKENNSEVQFTHSLISKNGTIRYINEYIKCLNGELNEPLKILGTIQDVSDQKEIERELIKAKDLAEQSTRVKEQFLTNMSHEIRTPMNGIIGFAKILEGTNLDTEQKQSVNAIKRAGKNLMVVINDILDFSKIEADKMTFEAVDFSLSKNIKSVIELLSPIAIGKKIKLIFEIDPQINDFLTGDPTRLSQILINLIGNAVKFTDKGYVELIVSQVKETETETFLQFAIIDTGLGIPEDKIDSIFESFNQASNETTRKYGGTGLGLTITRRLIELQGGSIMVESEIEKGSKFSFLIQFKKAQNGIVKTVKLKKEKLSPDFLQNINILLVEDNELNQLLAIKVFEKFDKTIDIADNGKIAIDKIEKNNYDIILMDIQMPEMDGIELTKYIRSNLGSKSKTPIIALTAHATLVEKKRCLDSGMNDYLSKPFDFNELLKKIHQNLMDTNSNIFTNSLKLDEPNQSLIDLTYLNEFTEGDATFIRAMIDLFMQNLPLSLDIIVKANETDDIKTLKAEVHKLKSSISLVGIDTASKSIEIIENEIRTNPFGEMRKKEVVRFNEICLKAYLELEDMYNSTAK
- a CDS encoding response regulator transcription factor; translation: MKILIAEDDEMMLKTMEFKLTREGYEVISCIDGKEALDKIFSENPDLIISDIEMPFATGLDIVNKVKMESKLDIPIIILSAVGLEKTVLKAFDLGADDFITKPFSPNELIVRIKRLLNK
- a CDS encoding murein L,D-transpeptidase catalytic domain-containing protein translates to MRRIVFTLILIGTLLLSFTISSKNLGKKTSETSELNDLAEKKLLQHVARLKELVSKNPNYNNEIAFFIDMEIMSGKNRFFVYDLKNDKIIDQGLVTQGFGSRIDSAGKLKFSNENNSLCTSLGKYAIGNSYNGQYGKAYKLYGLDPTNNNAISRNIVLHKNIKVPYEEQDKPIGYSFGCPMINDIYYSRIEKRIDDSKRNIVLDIYY